A single region of the Halorussus gelatinilyticus genome encodes:
- a CDS encoding succinylglutamate desuccinylase/aspartoacylase domain-containing protein, producing the protein MRIEQLGEGTPEIAVVAGIHGDEPCGVRAIERLLASSPAVERPVKFIVANEEALERGVRYVEEDLNRAFPGDPNADTHERRLAAALAQEVRDCTTLSLHSTQSYAEPFALVDTVDAVARSVCPYLPVSVLVETEAESDGRLIEYPHVIEVECGLQGSDEAADNAEDLIYGFLQATGALPGDEPVAGYGRDEVEVYRLGNPVPKDGGDEFRVFAENFERVAEGEVFAASNRRELVADESFYPVLMSAYGYENVFGYRGERVGVLDA; encoded by the coding sequence ATGCGAATCGAGCAGTTGGGCGAGGGAACCCCCGAGATCGCCGTCGTCGCCGGGATTCACGGCGACGAACCGTGCGGCGTCCGGGCGATAGAGCGTCTCCTCGCGTCGTCGCCGGCGGTCGAGCGCCCCGTCAAGTTCATCGTCGCCAACGAGGAGGCGCTGGAGCGCGGCGTTCGATACGTCGAAGAAGACCTGAACCGCGCCTTTCCGGGCGACCCGAACGCCGACACTCACGAGCGTCGCCTCGCCGCCGCGCTCGCCCAAGAGGTGCGCGACTGCACGACGCTCTCGCTGCACTCCACCCAGTCGTACGCCGAACCGTTCGCGCTGGTCGATACGGTGGACGCCGTCGCGCGCTCGGTCTGTCCCTACCTGCCGGTCTCCGTGCTGGTCGAGACCGAGGCCGAGAGTGACGGCCGCCTCATCGAGTACCCCCACGTTATCGAAGTCGAGTGCGGTCTCCAAGGCTCCGACGAGGCCGCGGACAACGCCGAGGACCTCATCTACGGCTTCCTCCAGGCGACCGGCGCGCTCCCCGGCGACGAACCGGTCGCGGGCTACGGCCGCGACGAGGTGGAGGTGTACCGCCTCGGCAATCCGGTTCCCAAGGACGGCGGCGACGAGTTCCGCGTGTTCGCCGAGAACTTCGAGCGCGTCGCGGAAGGCGAGGTCTTCGCCGCCTCGAACCGCCGGGAACTGGTCGCCGACGAATCGTTCTATCCGGTCCTGATGTCGGCCTACGGCTACGAGAACGTCTTCGGCTACCGCGGCGAGCGCGTCGGCGTCCTCGACGCCTGA
- a CDS encoding DUF309 domain-containing protein: protein MDDHTRDESVGPPRVGTPTGWLPAEGHWEHDTLRRATVHGVRLFNAGEFHESHDCFEDEWYNYGSGTTESKFLHGMVQVAAGAYKHFDFEDDGGMRSLFETALQYLHGVPRDYYGVDLLDVRETMTRALEDPTVLEGWQIELDGAFPAADNSDFAYAESLE, encoded by the coding sequence ATGGACGACCACACCCGCGACGAGTCGGTCGGCCCGCCCCGAGTCGGGACGCCGACCGGGTGGCTCCCCGCGGAGGGCCACTGGGAACACGACACGCTCCGTCGGGCGACGGTCCACGGAGTTCGGCTGTTCAACGCCGGCGAGTTCCACGAATCGCACGACTGCTTCGAGGACGAGTGGTACAACTACGGGAGCGGGACCACCGAGAGCAAGTTCCTCCACGGGATGGTGCAGGTCGCGGCGGGCGCGTACAAGCACTTCGACTTCGAGGACGACGGCGGGATGCGCTCGCTGTTCGAGACGGCGCTCCAGTACCTCCACGGCGTGCCCCGCGACTACTACGGCGTGGACCTGCTGGACGTGCGCGAGACGATGACCCGTGCGCTGGAGGACCCGACCGTCTTGGAGGGGTGGCAGATAGAGTTGGACGGCGCGTTCCCGGCCGCAGATAACTCGGACTTCGCCTACGCCGAATCGCTGGAGTGA
- the psmA gene encoding archaeal proteasome endopeptidase complex subunit alpha yields the protein MQGQAQQQAYDRGITIFSPDGRLYQVEYAREAVKRGTASIGIRTEGGVVLAVDKRIRSELMERTSVEKIHKADDHIGIASAGHVADARQLIDFARQQTQVNRLRYGEPIGVETLTKEVTDHIQQYTQVGGARPFGVALIIGGIEDGEPRLYETDPSGTPYEWKALAVGADRGEIQEYLEDNYSEAMDLDGGIELALRALGSVNDDELSPEGVGIATIDAESEQFMELTNDETEEYLSELELLGGGDDETEPEE from the coding sequence ATGCAGGGACAAGCCCAACAGCAGGCCTACGACCGTGGGATTACCATCTTCTCCCCGGACGGACGGCTCTATCAGGTCGAATATGCCCGCGAGGCCGTCAAGCGCGGCACTGCGAGTATCGGCATCCGCACCGAAGGCGGCGTCGTACTCGCGGTGGACAAGCGTATCCGCTCCGAACTCATGGAGCGGACCAGCGTCGAGAAGATTCACAAGGCCGACGACCACATCGGCATCGCTTCCGCGGGCCACGTCGCCGACGCCCGCCAGCTCATCGACTTCGCGCGCCAGCAGACGCAGGTCAACCGCCTGCGCTACGGCGAGCCCATCGGCGTCGAGACGCTGACCAAGGAAGTCACCGACCACATCCAGCAGTACACGCAGGTCGGTGGCGCGCGTCCGTTCGGCGTCGCGCTCATCATCGGCGGCATCGAAGACGGCGAGCCGCGCCTCTACGAGACCGACCCGTCGGGCACGCCCTACGAGTGGAAGGCCCTCGCTGTCGGTGCCGACCGCGGCGAGATTCAGGAGTACCTCGAAGACAACTACAGCGAGGCGATGGACCTCGACGGCGGCATCGAACTCGCGCTCCGCGCGCTCGGGTCGGTCAACGACGACGAACTCAGCCCCGAGGGCGTCGGCATCGCGACCATCGACGCCGAGTCCGAGCAGTTCATGGAACTGACCAACGACGAGACCGAGGAGTACCTCTCGGAACTCGAACTGCTCGGCGGCGGCGACGACGAGACCGAACCGGAGGAGTAG
- a CDS encoding DUF7344 domain-containing protein: protein MTTTDSRHDAADARPYSTERDASLDATFDVLGNRDCRVLLRHLADCDETVVVDDLVDLLADDATLADEVRLRARLHHSYLPKLADAGLVEYDADRELVARRDDGRFEALRPTVEQFESADRPVSLDALFDLLSDARRREALVTLFAHEDISLPDLADEVAVAEEGEPLTRIDADDVLQVYLSLYHTHVPKLARAGLVDYDQDDDYVALTDVGRDLESPIRSLCSPTDD, encoded by the coding sequence ATGACAACGACCGACTCTCGCCACGACGCGGCGGACGCCCGACCGTACAGCACCGAGCGTGACGCCTCGCTCGACGCGACCTTCGACGTACTCGGGAACCGGGACTGTCGGGTCCTACTTCGGCATCTCGCCGACTGCGACGAGACGGTCGTCGTGGACGACCTCGTGGACCTGCTGGCGGACGACGCCACGCTGGCCGACGAGGTACGCCTGCGCGCTCGCCTCCACCACAGCTACCTCCCGAAACTGGCCGACGCGGGCCTCGTGGAGTACGACGCCGACCGCGAACTCGTCGCTCGACGCGACGACGGCCGCTTCGAGGCGTTGCGCCCGACCGTCGAGCAGTTCGAGTCGGCCGACCGGCCCGTCTCGCTCGATGCGCTGTTCGACCTCCTCTCGGACGCGCGGCGGCGCGAGGCGCTGGTCACGCTGTTCGCCCACGAGGACATCTCGCTGCCGGACCTCGCCGACGAGGTGGCCGTCGCCGAGGAAGGCGAACCCCTCACGCGAATCGATGCCGACGACGTGTTACAGGTCTACCTCTCGCTGTACCACACCCACGTCCCGAAACTCGCCCGCGCCGGACTCGTGGACTACGACCAAGACGACGACTACGTGGCGCTGACCGACGTCGGCAGGGACCTCGAATCGCCGATTCGGTCGCTGTGTAGTCCGACCGACGACTGA
- a CDS encoding Rpp14/Pop5 family protein yields MKHLPKHLRPRWRYLAVELEAWPDADIDRRDFQRSVWFAAQNLLGDAGSADADLKVLQFEFGEGTGEAIVRARHGHAERARAALACVDEIRNDPVGLRVRGISGTVRACEEKYLGADGQFCDERKVVFEDADRSAVERDGLLDVRTDGAFAGATELDFE; encoded by the coding sequence ATGAAACACCTCCCCAAGCACCTCCGACCGCGCTGGCGATACCTCGCCGTCGAACTCGAAGCGTGGCCCGACGCCGACATCGACCGCCGGGACTTCCAGCGGAGCGTCTGGTTCGCCGCACAGAACCTGCTGGGCGACGCCGGGAGCGCCGACGCCGACCTGAAAGTCCTCCAGTTCGAGTTCGGGGAGGGCACCGGGGAAGCCATCGTTCGCGCGCGTCACGGTCACGCCGAGCGAGCGCGCGCGGCGCTCGCCTGCGTGGACGAAATCCGAAACGACCCCGTAGGCCTTCGCGTCCGCGGTATAAGCGGTACGGTCCGTGCCTGTGAAGAAAAGTATTTAGGAGCAGACGGCCAATTTTGTGACGAGAGAAAAGTCGTGTTCGAGGACGCAGACCGGTCGGCCGTCGAGCGAGACGGACTCCTCGACGTGCGGACCGACGGTGCGTTCGCGGGCGCGACGGAACTCGATTTCGAGTGA